In Aegilops tauschii subsp. strangulata cultivar AL8/78 chromosome 3, Aet v6.0, whole genome shotgun sequence, one genomic interval encodes:
- the LOC141042831 gene encoding uncharacterized protein — MYKFTEKYKIKWNYSTGYYPQANGVIEAFNKTLGKILKKTVTRNRRDWHDRLFESLWVYRVRVRTPTQVTLFSLVYGSEVVLPLEVQLPSLRVAIQDEIAQDKKVQLRFQELDALQEGRLNALQNLELYR, encoded by the coding sequence ATGTACAAGTTCACGGAGAAGTACAAGATCAAGTGgaactactccaccggctactaccCTCAAGCTAACGGCGTGATCGAAGCTTTCAACAAGACGCTCGGCAAGATACTCAAGAAGACGGTGACAAGGAATCGGAGAGACTGGCATGATCGTCTCTTCGAGTCCTTATGGGTGTACCGTGTCAGAGTCCGTACCCCAACACAGGTGACTCTGTTTTCTCTCGTTTACGGGAGTGAGGTGGTCCTACCACTCGAGGTCCAGCTACCCTCTTTGAGGGTGGCTATCCAAGATgagatcgcccaagataaaaaggtACAACTGCGGTTTCAGGAGCTCGACGCCCTTCAAGAGGGGCGACTTAATGCCCTACAAAACCTGGAGCTTTACCGCTAG
- the LOC141042832 gene encoding uncharacterized protein, giving the protein MSQPQDLKELRSLQGKLAYIRRFISNISGCIQLFSSLMKKGAPFVWDEGCQREFDEIKRYLLNPPVLVAPVKGRPLILYIAAQPTSIGALFAQNNDEGKEKLRHYTLKHEVQLVTRADPVRYVLSQPAVMGRLGKWALIMMDFDITFVPQKAIKGQALAEFLTAHPIPDDSPLVTDLPDEEVFNINLDASWEVYFDGASRMDANSDEYEVLIFSLLLALSMEVRSLRAYGDSQLIICQVNDIYEVRKPELVSYYSAARNLTGKFQHVEVLHVPRSRNAPADALAKLAAALVLPDNKTMQVNVEERWLLPAVLELIRAEYKVNTVITKAVEEGEWLQPFLDYFKHGSLPNDRVTRRQLQRRLPFYLFEAGVLYRHMHG; this is encoded by the exons ATGTCGCAGCCTCAAGATCTCAAAGAGTTGAGGTCATTGCAAGGGAAGCTAGCGTACATCAGGCGCTTCATCTCCAACATCTCCGGATGCATCCAGCTCTTCTCAAGCCTCATGAAGAAAGGAGCTCCGTTCGTGTGGGATGAAGGATGCCAACGCGAATTCGATGAAATCAAAAGGTACCTCCTTAATCCACCTGTCTTGGTAGCTCCCGTGAAGGGGCGCCCACTCATTCTATACATTGCAGCACAACCTACTTCGATAGGTGCTTTGTTCGCCCAAAACAATGATGAAGGGAAGGAG AAGCTCAGACACTACACGTTGAAGCATGAAGTCCAGCTCGTCACAAGGGCGGACCCCGTGAGGTACGTTTTAAGTCAGCCCGCGGTTATGGGGCGACTTGGAAAATGGGCACTTATCATGATGGATTTTGACATCACCTTTGTGCCTCAAAAAGCAATCAAGGGTCAAGCCTTGGCGGAGTTTCTCACAGCGCACCCAATTCCAGACGACTCACCTCTTGTCACGGACCTTCCTGATGAGGAAGTTTTCAACATCAACCTCGATGCGTCGTGGGAGGTCTACTTTGACGGTGCCTCCCGCATGGATGCCAACTCCGATG AGTACGAGGTGCTCATCTTCAGCCTCCTTTTGGCGCTCTCGATGGAGGTTCGTTCCTTGCGGGCTTATGGCGACTCTCAACTCATCATCTGTCAAGTCAACGACATCTATGAAGTTCGCAAGCCTGAACTGGTGTCGTACTATTCCGCGGCCCGGAATCTAACGGGAAAATTTCAACATGTTGAAGTGCTTCATGTCCCGCGAAGTAGGAATGCACCTGCTGATGCATTAGCGAAGCTAGCAGCGGCGTTGGTGCTTCCAGATAATAAAACAATGCAGGTGAACGTTGAAGAAAGGTGGCTACTCCCGGCTGTCTTGGAGCTCATCCGGGCGGAGTACAAAGTCAATACCGTCATTACAAAGGCCGTAGAGGAGGGCGAGTGGCTGCAACCATTCCTCGACTACTTCAAGCATGGGAGCCTCCCCAACGACCGAGTCACCAGGCGCCAACTACAACGACGACTTCCTTTCTACCTTTTTGAAGCAGGTGTCCTATACAGGCATATGCATGGGTAG